One stretch of Cohnella algarum DNA includes these proteins:
- a CDS encoding GntR family transcriptional regulator — protein MSITRKKGPLYLQVKKIIKDRILHGVYPLGTNIPSEPLLEKEFQVSKMTIRSAMQELAQEGYVEKKSGVGTIVLRNTSFSKLSKGKRFTEILVEEGHKIEKKVLGAALADIEEGTELRRLFGARCRKIERLYFLDGEPYIHYIHFFSEAVWLDEAAGLPDMQSLYDLIEESRIELESFRDRFTVGFASAETGKLLGVPEGAPLLKRLRYSFDAEGNAVEHSVGFYNTELQHYLVNYDA, from the coding sequence TTGTCGATAACGCGTAAAAAAGGCCCTTTATATTTGCAGGTCAAAAAGATCATCAAGGACCGCATTTTGCACGGAGTCTATCCGCTCGGCACGAACATTCCTTCGGAGCCGCTGCTGGAGAAGGAATTCCAGGTAAGCAAAATGACGATCCGCAGCGCCATGCAGGAGCTGGCCCAGGAAGGCTACGTCGAGAAAAAAAGCGGCGTCGGCACGATCGTGCTGCGAAACACCTCCTTTTCCAAGCTGTCCAAGGGGAAGCGGTTCACGGAAATTTTGGTCGAGGAAGGCCACAAAATCGAAAAAAAAGTGCTGGGCGCAGCGCTCGCGGACATCGAGGAAGGGACGGAGCTCCGCCGTCTGTTCGGAGCGCGCTGCCGGAAAATCGAGCGCCTCTACTTTCTGGACGGAGAGCCGTATATCCATTACATTCATTTCTTTTCCGAAGCCGTATGGCTGGACGAAGCCGCGGGCTTGCCCGACATGCAGTCGCTGTACGATCTGATCGAGGAGAGCCGGATCGAGCTGGAAAGCTTCCGGGACCGCTTTACGGTCGGCTTCGCTTCGGCCGAGACCGGAAAGCTGCTGGGGGTGCCCGAAGGCGCGCCGCTGCTGAAGCGGCTGCGGTATTCGTTCGACGCCGAAGGCAACGCCGTCGAGCACAGCGTCGGGTTCTACAACACCGAGCTGCAGCATTACTTGGTAAACTACGATGCGTAA
- a CDS encoding carbohydrate ABC transporter permease: MNQRVIKESKGDRLFNIVNAILLTLALIAVAYPLIYVFSASFSSTSAVLSGRVWLWPVEPSLDGYEAIFQNGNVVRGFLNTVMYTALGTLLNVALTIMAAYPLSRRDFRGRAGFMLLFVFTMMFNGGLIPNYLLVKELNMLDTIWAMIVPTALSVWNVIIMRTYFQTTIPYEMLEAAQLDGCNDFRFLTRIVLPLSGPILAVIALFYAVGHWNQYFNAMIYLKNPDLYPLQLILRDILVQNEVSVDMLGDVKTAAARQGLRELLKYSLIVVTSLPLLIVYPFVQKFFVKGVMIGSVKG, from the coding sequence ATGAATCAACGGGTCATCAAAGAGTCCAAAGGGGATCGGCTGTTCAATATCGTCAACGCGATTCTGCTTACGCTTGCGCTGATCGCCGTAGCCTATCCGCTGATCTACGTGTTCAGCGCGTCGTTCAGCTCCACGAGCGCGGTTTTGTCCGGACGCGTCTGGCTGTGGCCGGTCGAACCGTCGCTGGACGGATACGAGGCGATCTTCCAAAACGGCAACGTCGTTCGGGGCTTTCTCAATACGGTCATGTATACGGCGCTCGGCACGCTGCTCAACGTCGCGCTGACGATCATGGCGGCGTATCCGCTGTCGCGCCGGGATTTCAGGGGAAGAGCCGGCTTCATGCTGCTGTTCGTATTCACCATGATGTTTAACGGCGGCCTTATTCCGAATTATTTGCTCGTCAAGGAGCTGAACATGCTCGATACGATCTGGGCGATGATCGTGCCGACGGCGCTGTCGGTATGGAACGTCATCATCATGAGAACTTACTTCCAGACGACGATTCCTTACGAAATGCTGGAAGCGGCCCAACTTGACGGGTGCAACGACTTTCGGTTTCTTACGCGGATCGTGCTGCCGCTGTCCGGCCCGATTTTGGCCGTCATCGCCCTGTTCTACGCCGTCGGGCACTGGAACCAGTATTTCAACGCGATGATTTATTTGAAAAATCCCGATCTGTATCCGCTGCAGCTCATTTTGCGCGACATTCTCGTGCAGAACGAGGTGAGCGTCGACATGCTTGGAGACGTCAAAACCGCCGCGGCCAGACAGGGGCTGCGCGAGCTGCTGAAATATTCCCTGATCGTCGTCACGTCGCTCCCGCTGCTTATCGTGTATCCGTTCGTGCAAAAGTTTTTCGTCAAGGGCGTCATGATCGGCTCCGTCAAAGGATAA
- a CDS encoding ABC transporter permease — MYALFALPLLYIVLFKYVPMFGNVIAFKQFTISKGFFGSPWVGFGQFERFFNSYEFWRLLRNTLSISFYMLIAGFPFPILLAVGLHYARSERFKKTVQMVTYAPYFISLVVLVGLLLQFLDPRTGVVNQILGLFGVEPINFMAEASLFQSIYVWSHIWQNVGFSCIIFLAALSGIDPSLHEAAVIDGASKARRIWHIDIPGIMPIAIIMLILNTGSVMETGFEKILLMQNSLNLRTSEVIDTYVYKVGLVSQALNFSYATAIGLFKAVIGFILLVVVNASAKKLGQESLW, encoded by the coding sequence TTGTACGCGCTGTTCGCGCTGCCTCTTCTGTATATCGTCTTGTTCAAGTACGTGCCGATGTTCGGCAACGTCATCGCGTTCAAGCAATTCACGATATCCAAAGGCTTTTTCGGCAGTCCTTGGGTCGGCTTCGGCCAGTTCGAACGGTTTTTCAATTCGTACGAATTTTGGCGGCTGCTGCGCAATACGCTCTCCATCAGTTTCTATATGCTGATCGCGGGCTTTCCTTTTCCGATTTTGCTCGCGGTCGGGCTTCATTACGCGCGCAGCGAGCGTTTCAAAAAAACGGTGCAGATGGTCACGTACGCCCCGTATTTTATTTCGCTCGTCGTGCTGGTCGGGCTGCTGCTGCAGTTCCTCGACCCCCGCACGGGCGTCGTCAACCAGATTCTTGGCCTGTTCGGCGTCGAGCCGATCAACTTTATGGCCGAGGCGTCGTTGTTCCAGTCGATCTACGTTTGGTCGCACATCTGGCAAAACGTCGGGTTCTCTTGCATTATTTTTTTGGCAGCGCTTTCCGGGATCGATCCTTCGCTTCACGAGGCCGCGGTCATCGACGGCGCCTCCAAAGCGCGGCGCATCTGGCACATCGATATCCCCGGCATTATGCCGATCGCGATCATCATGCTCATTCTGAATACGGGCTCCGTGATGGAGACGGGCTTCGAAAAAATTTTGCTGATGCAAAATTCTCTGAATTTGCGGACGTCCGAGGTGATCGACACTTACGTGTACAAGGTGGGGCTCGTGTCGCAGGCGCTCAACTTCTCGTATGCGACCGCGATCGGGTTGTTCAAAGCGGTCATCGGCTTCATCCTGCTCGTCGTCGTCAATGCCTCGGCCAAGAAGCTCGGCCAGGAAAGCTTATGGTAG
- the ltrA gene encoding group II intron reverse transcriptase/maturase yields the protein MKVTETGAKGSQLLTEDSLQKNSAEHEGYAGVHSPARITETDDTNATESKDRLLEKIVSRDNLNEAFKRVKANKGSHGIDGMGVDELLQYLRDNGETIKQLILGGKYRPNPVRRVEIPKENGKKRNLGIPTVVDRVIQQAIAQVLTPIYERQFSDNSYGFRPKRSAHHAMKRSQQYVQEGYRYVVDMDLEKYFDTVNQSKLIEVLSRTIKDGRVISLIHKYLRAGVVVKHKFEDTEIGVPQGGNLSPILSNIMLNELDKELEARGHRFVRYADDMLIFCRSRRSAERTLTKILPYIEKKLFLKVNREKTIVDDATKVKFLGFSFYQSKGETRVRIHPKSVSKMKAKVKELTSRSNGMGNTDRALKLRRYIMGWVNYFNLNYESL from the coding sequence ATGAAAGTTACCGAAACAGGAGCCAAGGGCAGCCAACTTCTAACGGAAGACTCTTTGCAAAAGAATAGTGCGGAACACGAAGGATATGCGGGAGTGCACAGTCCTGCGAGGATAACCGAAACCGACGACACCAACGCAACCGAGTCGAAGGACCGGTTGCTTGAGAAAATCGTTAGCAGGGACAACTTGAACGAAGCATTCAAGAGAGTCAAAGCGAACAAGGGATCGCACGGAATCGACGGGATGGGAGTAGATGAACTTCTACAATATCTCAGAGACAACGGCGAGACCATCAAGCAACTGATCTTGGGCGGCAAGTACCGCCCGAATCCCGTTCGAAGGGTAGAGATTCCCAAAGAGAACGGAAAGAAGAGAAACCTTGGCATTCCAACAGTGGTTGACCGAGTCATCCAGCAGGCAATCGCCCAAGTGCTTACGCCAATTTATGAGAGGCAGTTTTCAGACAACAGCTACGGATTCCGACCCAAACGGAGCGCACACCACGCGATGAAACGAAGCCAACAATACGTGCAAGAGGGATATCGTTACGTGGTGGATATGGACTTGGAGAAATACTTTGACACCGTCAACCAAAGCAAGCTCATCGAGGTGCTTTCAAGAACGATCAAAGACGGACGAGTGATCTCGCTCATCCATAAGTATCTCCGGGCGGGAGTCGTCGTGAAGCATAAGTTTGAGGACACGGAAATCGGCGTACCGCAGGGAGGGAACCTAAGTCCGATTCTCAGCAATATCATGCTGAATGAATTGGACAAGGAACTGGAAGCAAGAGGACATCGATTCGTGCGATACGCAGACGATATGCTCATATTCTGCCGGAGCAGGAGGAGTGCGGAGCGTACCCTGACGAAAATTCTCCCTTACATCGAGAAGAAGTTGTTTCTCAAGGTAAACCGGGAGAAAACGATTGTGGACGATGCGACAAAAGTTAAATTTCTTGGCTTCTCATTCTACCAGAGCAAAGGGGAAACGCGGGTCAGAATCCATCCCAAATCCGTATCCAAGATGAAAGCTAAAGTGAAAGAGCTAACGTCGAGAAGCAACGGAATGGGCAACACCGACCGGGCGCTGAAGCTTAGGCGTTACATCATGGGATGGGTAAATTATTTCAACCTAAATTACGAAAGCCTATAG
- a CDS encoding alpha-L-fucosidase encodes MTREERTKRFLHDRFGLFIHWGLYAIPARGEWVRSHERISKAEYERYFAEFDASRYDPKAWARAAREAGLKYAVLTTKHHDGFCLFDSGLTEYKATNAPAGRDLVREYVDAFRAEGLGIGFYYSLIDWHHDDYPAYGDRYHPERDNEAFRDKPIDFDRYVAYMHGQVKELLTNYGKIDIMWFDFSYDDMTGEKWKASELVGMIRSLQPHVVIDNRLGNINAKLPESYAGDFYSPEQIIPPGGIVDANGRPLPWEACITLNENWGYYAEDRAFKPPMHIVRALVECVSKNGNLLLNVGPDAKGEIPRESLDALAGVGEWLRRNGDSIYGCGASELPKPEWGRYTRKGDKLYAHVYDRGIGPIYFQGLKGKIKQARLLRDGSELSVSVPWMADHYSDTDTGAFILLKGAELPDEWDTVIELELLPEGERA; translated from the coding sequence ATGACGAGAGAAGAAAGAACAAAGCGGTTTTTGCATGACCGGTTCGGCCTGTTTATCCATTGGGGGCTGTATGCGATTCCCGCCCGAGGCGAATGGGTTCGCAGTCACGAAAGGATAAGCAAGGCGGAATACGAGCGCTATTTCGCGGAATTCGACGCGTCCCGCTACGATCCGAAAGCCTGGGCGCGGGCGGCCAGGGAGGCCGGGCTGAAGTACGCCGTGCTGACGACGAAGCACCACGACGGCTTCTGCCTGTTCGACAGCGGGCTGACCGAGTACAAGGCGACGAACGCGCCGGCCGGCCGCGATCTGGTGCGGGAATACGTCGACGCGTTCCGGGCGGAAGGACTCGGCATCGGCTTTTATTATTCGCTGATCGATTGGCATCATGACGATTATCCGGCTTACGGCGACCGCTACCATCCCGAGCGGGACAATGAGGCGTTCAGGGACAAGCCGATCGATTTCGACCGCTATGTCGCGTACATGCACGGCCAGGTGAAGGAACTGCTGACGAATTACGGCAAAATCGACATCATGTGGTTTGATTTTTCCTACGACGACATGACCGGCGAAAAGTGGAAGGCGTCCGAGCTCGTCGGCATGATCCGGTCGCTTCAGCCCCACGTCGTCATCGACAACCGGCTCGGCAATATCAATGCGAAGCTGCCGGAATCGTATGCCGGCGACTTCTATTCGCCGGAGCAGATCATTCCGCCGGGCGGCATCGTCGATGCGAACGGCCGGCCGCTTCCGTGGGAGGCGTGCATCACGCTGAACGAAAATTGGGGCTATTACGCGGAGGACCGGGCGTTCAAGCCGCCGATGCACATCGTCCGCGCGCTCGTCGAATGCGTCAGCAAAAACGGCAACCTGCTGCTCAACGTCGGTCCGGACGCGAAGGGCGAAATTCCGCGCGAATCGCTGGACGCGCTGGCCGGGGTCGGGGAATGGCTGCGGCGGAACGGCGACAGCATTTACGGGTGCGGCGCGTCGGAGCTGCCGAAGCCGGAATGGGGCCGTTATACGCGGAAGGGCGACAAGCTGTACGCGCACGTCTACGATCGCGGCATCGGACCGATCTACTTCCAGGGGCTCAAAGGGAAAATCAAACAAGCCCGCCTGCTCCGCGACGGCTCCGAACTGAGCGTATCGGTGCCGTGGATGGCCGACCACTACTCCGACACCGACACCGGAGCGTTCATCCTGCTGAAGGGGGCGGAGCTGCCCGACGAATGGGATACGGTTATCGAGCTGGAGCTGCTGCCCGAAGGCGAGCGGGCTTAA
- a CDS encoding ABC transporter substrate-binding protein: protein MKKGYPGLLSIILLLTFVLAACSGGGDGTSRSSGASGSAAANLTEAGTYPIVKEKTTLKVMVRGNPLVEDFETNEFTKWYEEKTNVHIEWEVVPEQSLQEKLNLVLAGGDYPDVILGLNVPPSQQMIYGSEGTFIALNDLIEKYGVQTKKLFADKPEVKKAITAPDGSIYSLPEINECYHCSMNQKMWIYKPWLDKLGLDVPTTTGEFYDVLMAFKTRDPNGNGKADEVPLSITNQAWGSPIDAYLMNSFIYNPMYGDTKHLFVKDGKLDVAYNKPEWKEGLRYLNKLYEDGLLTSESFTQDNNQLIQLGENPDTVLLGASTGGTTAAFTQLLGDSGRWAEYVTVPPLEGPAGVRYAPNDPAILVPGTFIITDKAENPEVAFRWADGLYEYEHTLRSNYGRPDTEWREAEADELGINGEPAKWAEVEPFGKVQNVHWAQTGPSLRSNEFRLSAVAKEDNDLEVILYNETKNNYEPYKPTDVSSVPPLFMTNEQATESADLAKTINDYVDEMMARFVLGDADLDKDWDTYVKTLDNMNLGRLIEIYQEAYSAMQ, encoded by the coding sequence ATGAAAAAAGGTTACCCGGGTCTTCTTTCCATCATTCTGCTGTTGACGTTCGTTCTCGCGGCCTGTTCCGGCGGCGGCGACGGGACATCCCGGTCGTCCGGGGCTTCCGGCTCGGCCGCGGCCAATCTGACCGAGGCGGGAACGTACCCGATCGTCAAGGAAAAAACGACGCTGAAAGTGATGGTGCGCGGCAACCCGCTCGTCGAAGATTTCGAGACGAACGAATTCACGAAATGGTACGAAGAAAAAACGAACGTCCATATCGAATGGGAAGTCGTGCCGGAGCAAAGCTTGCAGGAAAAGCTGAACCTCGTGCTTGCCGGCGGGGATTATCCGGATGTGATTCTCGGCCTCAACGTTCCGCCTTCGCAGCAAATGATCTACGGTTCGGAGGGCACCTTTATCGCGCTGAACGATCTGATCGAGAAATACGGCGTGCAGACGAAGAAGCTGTTCGCGGACAAACCTGAGGTCAAGAAAGCGATTACGGCGCCGGACGGCTCCATCTATTCGCTGCCGGAAATCAACGAATGCTACCACTGCTCGATGAACCAGAAAATGTGGATTTACAAGCCCTGGCTCGACAAGCTCGGACTCGACGTCCCGACGACGACCGGCGAATTTTACGACGTGCTCATGGCGTTCAAAACGCGGGACCCGAACGGCAACGGCAAAGCGGACGAGGTTCCGCTCTCCATCACGAACCAAGCGTGGGGATCGCCGATCGACGCGTACCTGATGAATTCCTTTATCTACAATCCGATGTACGGCGACACGAAGCATCTGTTCGTAAAGGACGGCAAGCTAGACGTCGCGTACAACAAGCCGGAATGGAAGGAAGGGCTTCGATATCTGAACAAGCTTTATGAAGACGGCCTGCTGACCTCGGAATCGTTCACCCAGGACAACAACCAGCTCATTCAGCTCGGGGAAAACCCGGATACGGTGCTGCTCGGCGCTTCGACGGGCGGCACGACGGCCGCGTTCACGCAGCTGCTCGGCGACAGCGGCCGATGGGCGGAATACGTAACGGTGCCGCCGCTCGAAGGACCGGCCGGCGTCCGATACGCGCCGAACGATCCCGCGATCCTGGTGCCCGGAACCTTCATTATTACCGACAAGGCCGAAAATCCGGAAGTCGCCTTCCGCTGGGCGGACGGCTTGTACGAGTACGAGCATACGCTGCGCAGCAACTACGGCCGTCCGGACACGGAATGGCGCGAAGCGGAAGCCGACGAGCTCGGCATCAACGGAGAACCGGCGAAATGGGCGGAGGTCGAGCCGTTCGGAAAAGTGCAAAACGTTCATTGGGCGCAGACCGGCCCGTCGCTCCGCTCCAACGAGTTCCGCCTGAGCGCGGTCGCCAAGGAAGACAACGATTTGGAAGTCATCCTGTACAACGAAACGAAAAATAATTACGAGCCGTACAAACCGACCGACGTTTCTTCCGTGCCGCCGCTGTTCATGACGAATGAACAGGCGACCGAATCCGCCGACCTGGCGAAGACGATCAACGACTACGTCGATGAAATGATGGCCCGCTTCGTTCTCGGCGACGCCGATCTCGACAAGGATTGGGACACCTATGTCAAAACGCTCGACAACATGAACCTTGGCCGGCTGATCGAAATTTATCAGGAAGCCTACTCGGCGATGCAGTAA
- a CDS encoding helix-turn-helix domain-containing protein, with protein MKEELIRHLDDHYMQTDLSLSKLAERFGISEAYVSYFFKEQTGVNFSDYLENERMKHAKRLLEESDMPVNEVAARVGYYSLNTFGRAFKRANGLSATEYRKMRKPRAPGGF; from the coding sequence TTGAAGGAAGAGCTGATTCGGCATCTCGACGATCATTACATGCAAACCGATCTAAGCTTGAGCAAGCTGGCGGAAAGGTTCGGCATTTCCGAGGCGTACGTTTCCTACTTTTTCAAAGAACAAACCGGGGTCAACTTTTCGGACTATCTGGAAAACGAACGCATGAAGCACGCGAAGCGGCTGCTTGAGGAGAGCGACATGCCCGTGAACGAAGTAGCCGCCCGGGTAGGCTACTACTCCCTCAACACGTTCGGCCGGGCGTTCAAGCGGGCCAACGGACTGAGCGCGACCGAATACCGAAAAATGCGAAAACCCCGCGCCCCGGGCGGGTTCTAA
- a CDS encoding IS1380 family transposase — MKSTTKIASLKTAFSMRNATNFAGSKVILGFLENIGLNQALRSLGLAKAANAIFPTHRILQMLIIGWILGCERLFHFKSLQGDALIAQALGGRVPHHTLLNKELLRLGKAHDHLAPALRNLNVEIIAPQLPDSLILDLDSTVETVYGNQQGAEVGFNSQKRGRKSYHPLLVYEGQSRMLVNAALRPGNTSSSTDVLSFARQTLALLESHHVRYARFDKGFGGEDFYAFWESRQIGYVGKLKWTSRLQDQVKTCAHWTRFVDEDWIIEGIVLAYQAIGWKKMRRVAVIRKMPRWDGDQSQLELDLLWQYEAMVTTEEWEAIDVWRFYNQRCCMENYIKEGKNGFAIHRIPTQSFAANEIDLLLKLLAYNLFERFKHHCCEPIHRSYTIQRFRRTFFVCAGVFVQHARQMTLKLSTSFQNQWAWRRMERKSILLE; from the coding sequence GTGAAGTCTACCACAAAAATCGCGTCATTGAAAACGGCATTTTCTATGAGAAATGCAACAAATTTTGCAGGAAGCAAGGTGATCCTCGGATTTCTTGAAAACATCGGTTTGAATCAAGCCCTTCGGAGCCTTGGACTAGCCAAAGCGGCGAATGCCATCTTTCCGACGCATCGCATTCTGCAGATGCTCATCATCGGCTGGATTTTGGGCTGCGAACGTCTCTTTCATTTCAAATCCCTACAAGGTGATGCCTTGATCGCCCAGGCGCTGGGCGGCCGGGTGCCGCATCACACATTGTTAAACAAGGAATTGCTTCGTCTGGGCAAAGCCCACGACCATTTAGCGCCAGCCCTGCGAAACCTGAATGTCGAAATCATTGCACCGCAGCTACCCGACTCCTTGATTCTCGATCTGGATTCGACTGTTGAGACGGTGTACGGCAACCAGCAGGGAGCGGAAGTCGGTTTTAACAGTCAGAAGCGCGGCCGAAAGAGCTATCATCCCCTTCTCGTGTACGAAGGGCAGTCGCGAATGCTAGTGAATGCCGCGCTGCGTCCCGGCAACACGAGCAGTTCGACCGACGTCCTTTCGTTTGCCCGGCAAACGCTGGCGTTGTTGGAATCCCACCACGTACGCTATGCCCGGTTTGACAAAGGCTTTGGCGGAGAAGACTTCTACGCGTTCTGGGAGTCCCGTCAGATCGGCTACGTCGGCAAGCTGAAATGGACAAGTCGTCTCCAGGACCAAGTCAAAACCTGTGCGCATTGGACACGCTTTGTGGACGAGGACTGGATCATTGAAGGCATCGTGCTGGCCTACCAAGCGATCGGTTGGAAGAAGATGCGTCGTGTTGCTGTCATCCGCAAAATGCCGCGTTGGGACGGGGATCAGTCTCAGTTGGAACTGGATTTGCTTTGGCAATACGAAGCCATGGTCACAACGGAGGAATGGGAAGCCATCGATGTGTGGCGGTTCTACAACCAGCGCTGCTGCATGGAGAACTACATCAAGGAAGGCAAGAATGGCTTTGCCATCCACCGCATTCCAACGCAGTCGTTTGCCGCCAATGAAATCGACCTGCTCTTAAAGCTGCTCGCCTATAATCTCTTTGAGCGATTCAAGCATCATTGTTGTGAGCCGATTCACCGATCCTACACCATCCAGCGGTTCCGGCGAACGTTTTTTGTTTGTGCAGGTGTGTTTGTCCAGCATGCCCGCCAAATGACATTGAAACTGAGTACGTCTTTCCAAAACCAGTGGGCATGGCGACGAATGGAGCGAAAAAGTATTTTATTGGAATAA
- a CDS encoding sugar kinase, translating to MPKKIAAFGEVMMRLQVPGFDSLAQSDTLRYTFSGTGVNVISALSRFGHESYLVTTLPDNPVGDAAVAFLRKLGIATTYVSRGGKYIGMYFLENGFGVRPSRVTYADRQGSSFNRVAAGPYDFSEIAGLADYVHFCGITLAMNDGVREQMKRFAAEAKQAGAAVAFDCNYRPALWGEEGYAAAKPHYEEMLALADIVLMNERDAMLTLGMRTSERDRTGQLKELIPQVARRYGIGTIAGTHRGVNGDNSHSLTGFMYREGEFVFSDTLTFQVHDRIGAGDAYASGILHGAAKGLPPRETVEFAAAAAMLAHTVAGDTPIATEAEVLRAMTGASRDIER from the coding sequence ATGCCTAAAAAAATCGCGGCCTTCGGAGAAGTGATGATGCGCCTGCAGGTGCCGGGCTTCGATTCCCTCGCGCAAAGCGATACTCTCCGGTACACGTTCTCGGGAACCGGGGTCAACGTCATCTCGGCTCTGTCCCGTTTCGGCCATGAAAGCTACCTCGTCACGACGCTGCCGGACAATCCGGTCGGCGACGCGGCGGTCGCCTTCCTCCGCAAGCTCGGCATCGCGACGACGTACGTCAGCCGGGGAGGGAAGTACATCGGCATGTACTTTCTGGAGAACGGCTTCGGCGTCCGGCCGAGCCGCGTGACGTACGCCGACCGGCAGGGCAGCAGCTTTAACCGGGTGGCGGCCGGGCCGTACGATTTTTCCGAAATCGCCGGGCTCGCCGATTACGTTCATTTCTGCGGCATTACGCTCGCGATGAATGACGGCGTCCGAGAGCAGATGAAGCGGTTTGCCGCGGAAGCGAAGCAAGCCGGGGCTGCGGTCGCGTTCGACTGCAACTATCGGCCGGCCTTGTGGGGCGAGGAAGGCTATGCCGCGGCGAAGCCGCATTACGAGGAGATGCTGGCGCTTGCCGACATCGTGCTGATGAACGAGCGGGACGCGATGCTGACCCTTGGCATGCGGACGAGCGAACGGGATCGAACGGGGCAGTTGAAGGAATTGATTCCCCAGGTCGCGCGGCGATACGGCATCGGAACGATCGCCGGAACGCACCGCGGCGTCAACGGCGACAATTCGCACTCGCTGACCGGCTTTATGTACCGCGAAGGGGAGTTCGTCTTCTCGGACACGCTGACTTTTCAGGTGCACGACCGGATCGGCGCGGGGGACGCCTACGCAAGCGGGATCCTTCACGGCGCGGCAAAGGGGCTTCCTCCCCGGGAGACGGTCGAGTTTGCGGCGGCGGCGGCGATGCTCGCCCATACGGTGGCGGGAGACACGCCGATCGCCACCGAAGCGGAAGTGCTGCGGGCGATGACCGGCGCTTCCCGGGATATCGAAAGGTAG